A genome region from Leptospira langatensis includes the following:
- a CDS encoding alpha/beta hydrolase: protein MKRLALFCLLAVALLSFGCGPSVVEYLEKRTDQQYSATQGIEVFFLTSRAVNPGSQVACSNAYFLNFGNHTQKTGSCLVSVPADREVGALPFGLGNKDKSFQFLEHKIGNQSLNPAEQESLWWKRIEEDPFEEVIIFVHGFNVNFEEAVLRAAQLKYDLKFPGKVALYSWPAGTDGSMLGSLFLKNTYEKNLTSARSSRDSFKGFIRRMSQTKKKIHLLVHSMGHQVVLNSIAELSKETGSQPFLKELVLNAPDYDTGEFILILQSLLRSSERITLYCSPGDSALFASAQIHQAGRLGACSRFPGVDVVNVNPIDSSLLSLGHGYYSSRPVITDLYQLFLGLHAEKRLFIRRSYGNENYILRN, encoded by the coding sequence ATGAAGAGACTCGCACTCTTTTGCCTACTTGCGGTTGCGCTCCTTTCTTTCGGATGCGGACCTTCTGTAGTCGAGTATTTGGAAAAGCGCACAGACCAGCAGTATTCCGCAACGCAAGGAATAGAAGTATTCTTTCTGACTTCCAGAGCGGTGAACCCAGGCTCTCAAGTCGCTTGCTCTAACGCGTATTTTTTGAATTTCGGAAATCACACCCAAAAGACAGGAAGCTGTCTAGTCAGCGTTCCTGCGGATCGGGAAGTAGGTGCGCTTCCCTTTGGCCTAGGAAATAAGGATAAATCCTTTCAATTCTTGGAACACAAGATCGGGAACCAAAGCCTGAATCCTGCAGAACAGGAAAGTCTTTGGTGGAAACGGATCGAAGAAGATCCGTTCGAAGAAGTGATCATATTCGTGCACGGGTTCAATGTAAACTTTGAAGAAGCAGTACTCCGTGCGGCCCAACTTAAGTATGATCTGAAATTCCCCGGTAAGGTCGCCCTATACAGTTGGCCTGCCGGAACCGATGGAAGCATGCTCGGTTCCCTCTTCTTAAAGAATACGTATGAAAAAAATCTAACTTCGGCAAGAAGCAGCCGAGATTCCTTTAAAGGTTTTATCAGAAGAATGTCCCAAACCAAGAAGAAGATCCATCTTCTTGTGCATTCCATGGGCCATCAGGTAGTACTGAATTCCATCGCAGAACTTTCCAAGGAAACCGGATCTCAGCCCTTCTTAAAGGAATTGGTATTAAACGCTCCCGACTATGATACAGGTGAGTTTATACTCATCCTCCAAAGTCTATTGAGATCCTCGGAAAGGATCACTCTCTATTGTTCCCCGGGAGATTCGGCATTATTCGCTTCGGCGCAGATCCACCAAGCTGGGCGCTTGGGTGCATGCTCTCGATTTCCTGGAGTAGACGTGGTAAACGTAAACCCGATCGATTCGTCCCTACTCTCGCTCGGACATGGATATTATTCTTCTAGACCGGTAATCACCGACCTGTACCAACTATTCTTAGGGCTCCATGCGGAGAAGAGATTGTTTATCCGAAGATCCTACGGAAACGAGAACTATATTCTCAGAAATTAG
- a CDS encoding YncE family protein yields MRRKFIISLILGFAVFNVSLSSQSLKKIDSFKTENRASSFVKLDANRYVLVGQKNENWDVLASHRVTFHIFDVKEKKLQSVVPPIADYAQKNLEIFFDGNPVVSYPNGKTYIQFRSSLVYYDGNKAGILLKNISNSDKKRTQERIIYLNWDLGSNQITWNKVISEMNQFENLEISRGGGVTESKSFLRNLMIPIGIDSDRQIFYYMIEKERGEKGWPSSISIMGFSIGSKDLNEIVSLQIEKIPDSEYFSPTLAPSSDFSKLGILEYSELSLKKHVKGHIVDLKKGKVVDFPIPVSPYGAAFDPNNQYFLILSNETGKLVKTNLTTLEQQTMDSIHGARYLVFSNTGKYLFAFSHGGAIEVRAVPSLMVVKSIPVSSLQTNQAAWEPGGSVFTSNGLWATVPESDAISQLGKSGLHLFEIEE; encoded by the coding sequence ATGAGACGTAAGTTTATAATTTCTCTTATTCTTGGCTTTGCCGTATTTAACGTTAGTCTTTCTTCTCAATCTTTGAAGAAAATAGATAGTTTTAAGACCGAAAACCGGGCGAGCTCCTTTGTAAAATTGGATGCGAACCGTTATGTTCTCGTGGGCCAGAAGAATGAGAACTGGGATGTATTAGCAAGCCATAGGGTCACATTCCATATATTTGATGTAAAAGAGAAGAAGCTGCAGTCCGTTGTCCCTCCGATCGCAGACTATGCTCAAAAGAACCTCGAGATATTCTTTGACGGAAATCCGGTTGTGAGCTATCCGAACGGAAAGACCTATATTCAATTCAGATCCTCCTTGGTTTATTATGATGGGAATAAGGCAGGCATCCTTCTTAAAAACATTTCCAACTCGGATAAGAAAAGGACCCAAGAAAGGATCATTTATTTGAATTGGGATCTCGGTTCGAATCAGATTACCTGGAACAAGGTAATCTCGGAAATGAACCAATTCGAGAATCTAGAGATAAGTAGGGGAGGAGGGGTCACCGAGTCAAAATCGTTTCTTCGGAATCTAATGATCCCGATCGGGATCGATTCGGATCGCCAGATCTTCTATTATATGATCGAAAAGGAGAGGGGAGAGAAGGGATGGCCCTCTTCCATTTCCATAATGGGATTTTCCATCGGGTCCAAGGATTTGAATGAGATCGTCTCCTTGCAGATAGAAAAGATCCCCGATTCCGAGTATTTTTCGCCTACACTTGCCCCGAGCTCCGATTTCTCGAAGCTGGGAATATTAGAATATTCTGAACTTTCTTTGAAGAAGCACGTAAAAGGACATATAGTGGATCTGAAGAAAGGAAAGGTAGTGGATTTTCCGATTCCAGTGTCCCCATACGGTGCCGCATTCGATCCGAACAATCAGTATTTTTTGATCCTCAGTAACGAAACCGGAAAATTGGTGAAAACCAATTTAACTACATTGGAACAGCAAACCATGGATTCCATTCATGGGGCTCGTTATTTAGTATTTTCTAATACTGGAAAATACTTATTCGCTTTCTCTCACGGAGGCGCGATCGAGGTAAGGGCAGTCCCTTCTTTGATGGTCGTGAAATCCATCCCTGTCTCTTCCTTACAAACGAACCAAGCGGCTTGGGAGCCGGGAGGCTCCGTTTTTACGAGCAATGGGCTTTGGGCAACCGTTCCGGAAAGTGACGCGATCTCCCAGCTTGGGAAATCAGGATTGCATCTTTTTGAAATAGAGGAATAG
- a CDS encoding penicillin-binding protein 1A, with translation MKHEPVDFFTRYFVVLFRERIQSRLHSSDPIRNVFYLVLILLFLNGFLFVFSIKDIWNVPKADQYEKPSLLFGINSEGNYEPIAEFYRFSRIVLTDEDLPGGWDNKVIRCFESTEDNNFRSHKGLDLRGIFRAAMVNLLAGRVKEGASTITQQVARLKFLNTERSFGRKIREAWLALLLEAVFDKKTLMHIYLNEIPLGHGTIGAGAAARFYFRKDLKDLSWGEAALLASLTTRPKEFSPLVNPNTSASKVRVVFKKLVENGILDVDTAEKEFSAFSEYYITLNRSPNDSAFSDRLNRFPYFTEYVRKNLSRYIPQTQLYEGGLKIYSTLNIQHQTQAEKALISGLKQQTQLSNQRAFTKIDAFEDSYGPIFQLLSDLNDVPEFKFKISRSYRTFNRAWQEDLRDELSVLNLISGTEGLGESIDLNYKTQATQDHLLPVEGALISIRPDTGYITSVVGGSGFRSDNQQIRAFQAYRQPGSAFKPLVYASSMEYYHQHPDDKKNVTAASLFDDSPLQYVLEDGDEWNPSNYSGEYSGFIRLRQALELSRNSVAVRLLEHTGLNNLLPNLERILQVENRNLPRDFSIALGSFEVSPYELARAYSVFASGGKQVFPLSVLYVEDENGNMIKDFRTEFETKERKRLVSSEVSYVITSMMEDVIKKGTGTGARSYGLTRPAAGKTGTTNNFRDAWFAGYTPELVAVVWVGYDTGTLSLGRGMSGAVVAAPIWGRFMANALSKERSKPFDFGDAKIVRKTICSISGKLPGSHCYQTEEEVFDSKTVPKEVCEDHKGMTGPEPSHEPSPQTTKKKKPNLFEGDEDVIR, from the coding sequence ATGAAACACGAACCAGTCGACTTTTTTACCAGATACTTTGTTGTATTATTCAGAGAAAGGATCCAGAGCCGCCTACATTCCTCAGATCCGATCCGAAACGTATTCTATTTAGTATTGATCCTTCTTTTCCTGAACGGATTCCTGTTCGTGTTCTCTATAAAAGATATTTGGAATGTTCCGAAGGCAGACCAATACGAAAAACCTTCTCTCTTATTTGGGATCAACTCCGAAGGGAATTACGAGCCGATCGCAGAGTTCTATCGTTTCTCTAGGATCGTGCTTACGGACGAAGACCTTCCCGGAGGCTGGGACAATAAAGTAATCCGTTGTTTCGAATCCACTGAGGATAATAATTTCAGATCTCACAAGGGCTTGGACCTGCGGGGAATTTTCAGAGCAGCCATGGTCAACCTTCTCGCAGGAAGAGTGAAAGAAGGTGCATCCACCATCACCCAACAGGTAGCTCGACTCAAATTCCTGAATACGGAAAGGTCCTTCGGACGAAAGATAAGAGAGGCCTGGCTCGCCCTTCTCTTAGAAGCTGTTTTTGACAAGAAGACATTGATGCATATCTATCTGAACGAGATCCCTCTCGGTCACGGGACCATAGGCGCTGGAGCTGCAGCTAGATTCTATTTTAGAAAGGATCTGAAGGATCTAAGCTGGGGAGAAGCGGCGCTACTCGCAAGTCTCACCACTCGTCCCAAGGAATTTTCTCCATTAGTAAATCCGAATACTTCCGCAAGTAAGGTGAGAGTAGTCTTTAAGAAGCTGGTGGAAAACGGGATCCTGGACGTGGATACCGCCGAAAAGGAATTTTCCGCCTTCTCGGAATATTATATAACCTTAAATCGTTCCCCTAACGATTCCGCGTTTTCGGATCGATTGAACCGATTTCCTTATTTTACGGAATATGTGCGTAAGAACCTTTCCCGTTATATTCCGCAGACCCAATTGTATGAGGGTGGACTCAAGATCTATTCTACCCTGAATATACAACACCAAACCCAAGCGGAGAAGGCGCTTATCTCCGGGTTGAAACAGCAAACCCAACTCTCGAACCAGAGGGCGTTTACTAAGATAGACGCATTTGAGGATTCTTACGGTCCGATATTCCAACTTCTTTCGGATCTGAACGATGTTCCTGAGTTCAAGTTCAAGATCTCCCGTTCTTATAGGACCTTCAATCGGGCCTGGCAAGAGGACCTAAGGGACGAATTGTCCGTATTGAATCTCATCTCCGGGACAGAAGGCTTGGGAGAAAGCATAGACCTGAACTATAAGACCCAGGCCACTCAGGATCACCTTCTCCCTGTAGAAGGAGCGCTCATCTCTATTCGACCGGATACGGGTTATATCACTTCTGTGGTGGGAGGATCCGGATTCCGCTCCGACAACCAACAGATCCGAGCCTTCCAAGCGTATAGGCAGCCTGGTTCCGCATTCAAACCGTTAGTCTATGCTTCTTCTATGGAATACTATCACCAACATCCGGATGATAAGAAGAATGTAACGGCGGCCTCCTTATTCGACGACTCCCCTCTTCAATATGTTTTGGAAGATGGAGACGAGTGGAACCCGAGCAATTATTCCGGAGAATATTCAGGATTTATAAGATTAAGACAGGCGCTCGAACTTTCCAGGAACAGCGTTGCCGTACGACTCTTGGAACATACAGGCTTGAATAATCTTCTTCCGAATTTGGAAAGAATATTACAAGTGGAGAACCGAAATCTACCTAGAGACTTTTCTATCGCATTAGGGAGTTTCGAAGTTTCTCCGTACGAACTCGCAAGAGCCTACTCCGTATTCGCTTCCGGAGGAAAGCAAGTCTTCCCTCTCAGCGTTCTCTATGTAGAAGACGAGAACGGGAATATGATCAAGGACTTCCGAACAGAATTCGAGACCAAGGAAAGAAAACGTTTAGTTTCTTCCGAGGTAAGCTATGTGATCACCTCCATGATGGAAGATGTGATCAAAAAAGGAACGGGCACAGGAGCTAGATCCTATGGGCTCACTCGACCTGCCGCCGGAAAAACAGGAACTACGAATAATTTTAGGGATGCTTGGTTTGCAGGCTACACTCCCGAACTCGTGGCAGTGGTCTGGGTAGGATACGATACGGGAACTCTTTCTTTGGGAAGAGGAATGTCCGGGGCTGTCGTCGCCGCTCCCATCTGGGGAAGGTTCATGGCAAACGCTCTTTCTAAAGAAAGATCCAAGCCCTTCGATTTCGGAGACGCCAAGATCGTCCGAAAAACGATCTGCTCTATCTCCGGAAAACTTCCGGGAAGCCATTGCTACCAAACGGAAGAAGAAGTCTTCGACTCCAAGACCGTTCCGAAAGAAGTCTGCGAGGACCATAAGGGGATGACAGGTCCGGAACCGAGTCACGAACCCAGCCCCCAAACTACTAAGAAAAAGAAACCGAATCTTTTCGAAGGCGACGAGGACGTAATTAGGTAA
- a CDS encoding zinc dependent phospholipase C family protein: MAGKITHLEALSQVCKHLDHGTPEQRKIAKLLREESTRKFANIGAIAPDIFYFYHVLSPVRTKKALPWGDLSHHENVLELVLNFLDRVLTVEEGIYRDRFLAFTLGYIIHCAVDIVTHPYIFFISGDYYSADKEISAKAQYNHMRVEFALDSWLLDFRWGMTPKAYDFVQHVDVLFKGKDRKEKMDPMLWNFWLRGLKETFPNEFKTKYIGSEEKIIPGDILNESFLGYLYFHKYLDSRSKFIRTALSLIDKITFHRVKSSVLMLPLKEHIDKRIMNEEKREWSYPADPSIIRNDSFVELINRSCEAAKEAVTMAWNYVHDKASRSNMIKEYQGYNLDTGLRYHGIDKMRQFSPL; this comes from the coding sequence ATGGCAGGCAAAATCACTCACCTCGAAGCTCTTTCTCAGGTCTGCAAACATTTGGACCATGGCACACCCGAACAAAGAAAGATCGCCAAATTGTTAAGAGAAGAAAGCACCCGCAAGTTTGCGAACATCGGCGCAATCGCTCCCGACATTTTTTATTTTTATCATGTTCTCTCTCCGGTCCGAACGAAAAAAGCCCTACCTTGGGGAGACCTAAGCCACCACGAAAATGTTTTGGAATTGGTCCTGAATTTTCTGGACCGAGTCCTGACTGTAGAAGAGGGAATTTATAGAGATAGATTCCTAGCTTTCACGTTAGGTTATATTATCCACTGCGCGGTAGACATCGTAACTCATCCGTATATCTTCTTCATTTCCGGGGATTATTATAGCGCGGACAAAGAGATCAGCGCCAAGGCGCAGTACAATCACATGAGGGTCGAGTTCGCACTGGATTCCTGGCTTTTGGATTTCCGCTGGGGAATGACTCCCAAGGCTTACGATTTCGTGCAACATGTGGACGTACTCTTCAAAGGCAAGGATCGAAAAGAAAAAATGGATCCTATGCTCTGGAACTTCTGGCTACGAGGATTGAAGGAAACCTTTCCGAACGAGTTCAAAACCAAATACATCGGCTCCGAAGAAAAGATCATACCGGGAGATATACTGAACGAATCTTTTTTAGGTTATCTATATTTTCATAAATACCTGGATTCCCGTAGTAAATTCATCCGTACCGCTCTCAGTCTCATAGACAAGATTACTTTTCATAGAGTGAAATCTTCCGTTCTAATGCTTCCTCTCAAAGAGCATATCGATAAGAGGATCATGAACGAAGAAAAAAGGGAATGGTCTTATCCTGCGGATCCAAGCATAATCCGTAATGATTCTTTCGTTGAATTGATCAATCGCTCCTGTGAGGCAGCCAAGGAAGCGGTCACAATGGCCTGGAACTATGTGCATGATAAGGCTTCCCGCTCGAATATGATCAAAGAATACCAAGGATATAATCTGGACACCGGCCTCAGATACCACGGTATAGATAAAATGCGTCAGTTTTCGCCTTTATAA
- a CDS encoding bactofilin family protein, giving the protein MAIGKDNNNSVIGPGSIFEGKFYIAGSLRIDGKFEGEIKTDDALFIGETGKVRTNISAREVIVAGTLIGNIKAENEVRLEETGRLLGDIIAPSLALAKGVVAKGNITVTGGQKKDVKKIVEESFGGTRTLDNGKEE; this is encoded by the coding sequence ATGGCCATCGGTAAGGATAATAATAACAGCGTAATCGGCCCCGGTTCCATATTTGAGGGCAAATTCTATATCGCTGGTTCCCTACGTATCGACGGAAAGTTCGAAGGGGAAATTAAGACCGACGACGCATTATTCATAGGTGAAACAGGAAAGGTCCGCACCAATATCTCTGCGAGAGAAGTGATCGTAGCGGGAACCTTGATCGGGAACATTAAAGCGGAGAACGAGGTCAGACTCGAAGAAACCGGACGTCTCTTAGGGGACATCATCGCTCCTTCCCTTGCTTTAGCAAAAGGGGTCGTTGCCAAAGGAAACATTACTGTTACCGGCGGACAAAAGAAAGACGTGAAAAAGATCGTAGAAGAATCCTTCGGCGGGACCAGAACCCTGGACAACGGGAAGGAAGAGTAA
- a CDS encoding peptidoglycan DD-metalloendopeptidase family protein: MIFKKPRQLTAGKEILRTDNFTLIYLGAFHFHYSFYFRGNLYHGNLDFRRRKFRIIPAIASVLFVLLFLGLWMSPSNASMEQHNHGASTEVTENDSEDLKAKKGDEKFLEESEKAKLTILMANEIRNSSDKKKQLKVVTYKVKRNETLSEIATRYKVSMESIAGSSNINMEDTLYPGQILQIPNKQGLLYKVRVGDTVAKIAVLYKVNLDEILEENKLDDLDILRPGQKVFLPGAVIPDPTPKWVVPVTSHVVTSNYGWRTFPQHKFHEALDLKANYEAVMAARNGKVIFAGWMGGYGNAIVIEHNDEFKTLYAHNSRLNVKRGDYVVAGKKISTSGCTGYCFGPHLHFEVIHKGKSVNPGKYLKGLAYKKGSKPNH, from the coding sequence ATGATCTTCAAGAAGCCCAGGCAATTGACAGCCGGAAAGGAAATCCTCCGGACCGATAACTTCACTCTCATATACCTGGGCGCCTTTCACTTTCATTATTCCTTTTATTTTCGCGGCAACCTATACCACGGGAATCTCGACTTCAGAAGACGTAAGTTTCGCATCATTCCTGCAATCGCATCCGTTCTATTTGTATTATTATTCCTCGGACTCTGGATGAGTCCTTCTAACGCTTCTATGGAACAACATAACCATGGAGCAAGTACCGAAGTCACCGAAAACGACTCCGAAGACTTAAAGGCAAAAAAAGGCGACGAGAAGTTTTTAGAAGAATCCGAAAAGGCCAAGCTCACCATTCTGATGGCAAACGAGATCAGAAACTCTTCCGACAAGAAGAAGCAACTTAAAGTGGTTACTTATAAAGTAAAAAGGAATGAAACCCTCTCTGAGATCGCTACCAGATACAAGGTCTCCATGGAATCCATCGCAGGTTCTTCCAATATCAATATGGAAGACACCTTGTATCCGGGACAAATATTACAGATCCCGAATAAACAAGGACTTCTCTACAAAGTTAGGGTGGGTGACACTGTGGCCAAGATTGCGGTCCTTTACAAGGTTAACTTGGATGAGATCCTAGAAGAGAATAAACTCGACGATCTGGATATTCTTCGCCCAGGACAGAAAGTATTCCTACCGGGTGCCGTGATCCCGGATCCGACACCAAAATGGGTGGTGCCTGTCACTTCTCATGTGGTCACTTCCAATTACGGATGGAGAACCTTCCCTCAGCATAAATTCCATGAAGCTTTGGACTTAAAGGCCAACTACGAAGCGGTGATGGCGGCAAGGAACGGAAAGGTAATCTTTGCGGGATGGATGGGCGGTTACGGAAACGCGATCGTGATCGAGCATAATGACGAATTCAAGACATTATACGCACATAACTCCAGATTGAATGTGAAACGAGGAGACTACGTGGTTGCAGGAAAGAAGATCTCCACTTCCGGATGCACAGGTTACTGCTTCGGACCTCACCTTCATTTCGAGGTGATCCATAAGGGCAAATCGGTAAACCCCGGCAAATACCTGAAAGGCCTCGCGTATAAGAAAGGCTCCAAGCCGAACCATTAA
- a CDS encoding tetratricopeptide repeat protein produces the protein MGFRELIVSAVHRERQREFTKAFNLYKESLNFTQNPKTILKVKNRQAWCQYYIGNTRETLNLFQELQDRFSSHPESRLYYANYLIKVHNYKLAKKILLNAIELFQDQLELYLTLASLLKDTDRSNEAITILKQALSQEKLSRGRGIKRKDIWAELGYLYFQRGDYNSALASLKTAMRMDEEETFLHYDMIAQCYLKVADHKNALKFIDLYIKYFGESDADILVIKARAHAQLQESHLACASLLQAYSMENGLKLSAEDMVDFGPLLQTGFFDTLENVEIDEA, from the coding sequence GTGGGATTTAGGGAATTAATCGTTAGCGCAGTTCATAGGGAACGGCAAAGGGAATTTACGAAGGCATTCAACCTTTACAAGGAGTCCCTGAATTTTACCCAAAATCCGAAAACCATCCTGAAAGTGAAGAACCGACAGGCTTGGTGCCAGTATTATATTGGAAATACTAGAGAGACCTTAAATCTATTTCAGGAATTGCAGGATCGTTTTTCTTCCCATCCGGAGAGCCGCTTATACTACGCAAATTATCTGATCAAGGTCCATAATTATAAGCTGGCGAAAAAGATCCTTCTGAATGCGATCGAGCTATTTCAGGATCAGTTAGAACTATATCTTACTCTTGCAAGCTTGTTGAAAGACACGGACAGATCTAACGAGGCAATCACCATTCTAAAGCAGGCGCTCTCTCAGGAAAAACTTTCGAGAGGTAGAGGGATCAAACGCAAGGATATATGGGCGGAGCTTGGATATTTGTACTTTCAAAGAGGGGATTATAATTCGGCTCTCGCCTCCTTAAAGACTGCTATGAGAATGGATGAAGAGGAAACCTTCCTGCATTATGATATGATCGCGCAGTGCTACTTGAAAGTTGCAGATCATAAGAATGCTCTCAAGTTCATAGACCTATACATCAAGTATTTTGGGGAATCGGACGCGGACATCCTAGTGATCAAGGCGAGAGCGCATGCGCAACTGCAAGAAAGTCATCTCGCCTGCGCTTCTTTATTGCAGGCATATTCTATGGAGAATGGTCTTAAACTCTCCGCAGAAGATATGGTGGATTTCGGTCCCTTACTCCAAACAGGATTCTTTGATACGTTAGAGAACGTGGAAATAGACGAGGCCTGA
- a CDS encoding histidine kinase dimerization/phosphoacceptor domain -containing protein, translating to MLTKPKILVVEDEIIVAVNLGQKLKKLGYDLVGITSSGEEAIQKAEENHPDLVLMDINIEGNLDGIQTAELLRNRFQTPVIYLTAYADENTLNRAKRTQPLGYIVKPFESDQLRSSIEVALYKNELEHRNRKNEESLKSTLNQLESGIITTDENGLILFCNPMAEKITGVSYAECIGQSLSKILKLEEESSASYTIPISEVLSANHSVEKNGIFAIDGIGKKTQVSLNVSPILNSDGRASGTITVLRSGESDGINQSYLKEIHHRIKNNLTVISSLLSMNASNLKDQETVDIFKDSQHRIQAVALLHEVLYENHDLSSISFDLYVKKLTDLLFEVYKVDREKFKLTLDIKSSRIPSETGMNCALIINELLTNSFKHGFKGKDSGSIEIHFHKNEEHYFLEVKDDGIGLPDPLPQTRGSSSLGLSLVDSFVKLLRGKLILENSDGCRVTLIFPV from the coding sequence ATGCTTACGAAACCCAAGATCCTAGTGGTTGAGGATGAGATCATAGTCGCCGTTAACTTGGGACAGAAATTAAAAAAGTTAGGTTATGATCTTGTGGGCATTACTTCTTCCGGAGAAGAAGCCATCCAAAAGGCCGAAGAGAATCATCCGGATCTTGTCCTCATGGACATCAATATAGAAGGGAATTTAGACGGGATCCAAACCGCAGAATTACTCAGAAATCGATTTCAAACACCTGTTATCTATCTTACAGCATACGCGGATGAGAATACCTTAAACCGAGCCAAGAGGACCCAACCTTTAGGCTATATTGTGAAACCGTTCGAGTCGGACCAGCTTCGCTCCTCCATCGAGGTAGCTCTGTATAAGAATGAGTTAGAACATCGGAATCGTAAGAACGAAGAATCCCTCAAATCCACTTTGAACCAATTGGAGTCGGGGATCATTACAACTGACGAAAACGGACTCATCCTATTTTGCAATCCTATGGCCGAAAAGATCACCGGGGTCAGTTATGCCGAGTGCATCGGTCAATCCCTGAGCAAGATCCTGAAACTGGAAGAAGAGAGCTCCGCTTCCTACACGATCCCTATTTCCGAAGTACTGTCCGCAAATCATAGCGTAGAAAAGAACGGGATCTTTGCGATCGACGGCATCGGCAAGAAGACTCAGGTCTCACTGAATGTATCTCCTATTCTGAACTCTGACGGAAGAGCAAGCGGCACTATCACAGTCCTTCGCTCCGGAGAATCGGACGGGATCAATCAGTCGTATTTAAAAGAGATCCATCATCGAATTAAGAATAATCTCACGGTCATTTCTTCGCTCTTGAGCATGAATGCCTCTAATCTGAAGGATCAGGAGACTGTGGATATATTCAAGGACAGCCAACATAGGATACAGGCTGTAGCGTTATTACACGAAGTCTTGTATGAGAACCACGATCTTTCTTCCATCAGTTTCGACCTGTATGTAAAGAAGTTAACGGATCTTCTGTTCGAAGTGTATAAGGTGGACCGGGAGAAATTCAAACTCACTCTGGATATCAAATCTTCTCGCATTCCGAGCGAAACTGGAATGAACTGCGCGCTGATCATTAACGAACTTCTTACCAACTCATTTAAACACGGATTCAAAGGCAAGGACTCAGGTTCCATAGAGATCCATTTCCATAAGAATGAAGAGCATTACTTCTTAGAAGTGAAGGACGACGGGATCGGCCTACCGGATCCCCTTCCCCAAACCAGAGGCTCCAGTTCCTTAGGATTATCCTTAGTGGATTCCTTTGTAAAACTTTTGAGGGGCAAACTAATTCTGGAAAACTCGGACGGATGTAGGGTCACCCTGATCTTCCCCGTATAG
- a CDS encoding crotonase/enoyl-CoA hydratase family protein, whose amino-acid sequence MKTSFEFFEIEEKEDGVAVVFLNRPDKRNSMNWSFWRDLPDVVDEINNNSKIRAFVVAGRGKSFSTGLDLDSFFQEFGSVVQGQFGDDRRKFYELILRMQKGINAVYDSPKPSVAAIQKHCIGGGLDLISACDIRYATYDASISLREAKVAIVADMGSINRLPSIIGQGHTRELAYTGKDIDGEEAYRIGLVSKLFKTQEELLAGAIQTATEIAANPQIVVQGVKEVMNFAEGKPLSAGLNYVAVWNSSFLDSKDFREVLTSFRERKRPEYNKG is encoded by the coding sequence ATGAAGACAAGTTTTGAGTTTTTTGAGATCGAAGAGAAAGAAGACGGAGTCGCCGTTGTCTTCTTAAACCGTCCTGATAAAAGGAACTCCATGAATTGGAGTTTCTGGAGAGACCTTCCGGATGTGGTCGATGAGATCAATAATAACTCTAAGATCAGAGCCTTCGTAGTCGCAGGCAGAGGTAAGTCCTTCTCCACTGGATTGGATCTGGATTCCTTCTTCCAAGAATTCGGAAGCGTGGTCCAAGGCCAATTCGGCGACGACAGAAGAAAATTCTACGAACTCATACTAAGAATGCAGAAAGGGATCAATGCAGTATATGATTCGCCCAAGCCTTCCGTTGCGGCAATCCAAAAGCATTGTATAGGCGGAGGCTTGGATCTGATCTCGGCCTGCGATATCCGTTATGCGACATACGATGCTTCCATTTCCTTAAGAGAGGCAAAAGTCGCCATCGTAGCAGATATGGGCTCTATCAATCGTCTTCCTTCGATCATAGGACAGGGACACACGAGAGAATTGGCTTATACCGGCAAAGACATAGACGGAGAAGAAGCTTACAGAATAGGACTTGTATCCAAACTCTTTAAGACCCAAGAGGAGCTATTAGCAGGAGCAATCCAAACTGCTACTGAGATCGCTGCGAATCCGCAAATTGTGGTGCAGGGGGTCAAAGAGGTTATGAATTTTGCCGAAGGAAAACCTCTTAGTGCAGGATTAAACTATGTCGCGGTTTGGAATTCTAGCTTCCTGGACTCCAAAGATTTCAGAGAAGTTCTGACTTCCTTCCGGGAAAGAAAAAGGCCAGAATACAATAAGGGCTGA